A part of Clostridium novyi genomic DNA contains:
- a CDS encoding insulinase family protein, producing the protein MNRRLKAKIVLALVSIMTCQTLALQKPVLVSAVESNSKLVSSVKENKSLGGFELVTKKYIKALNCNSYEYKHTKTGAKLIFLDNKNEDKMICVNFRTPTKDSTGVNHIIEHSVLQGSKNYPVKDPFIQMSKQSLNTFLNAMTAADMTMYPVSSKNDKDFNNLMSIYLDAVFHPNMINDERIFKEEGWRYELESKDSELKYNGIVYNEMKGVYSDPSRVLVNAISKSLFPDTIYKNESGGSPDKIPDLSYKEFVDTYKKYYTPSNSYFYLSGNLNIEKTLKFIGEKYLNNFEKVEVHSSIPVQKSFNERKVSVAEYSVPKDASTKNKTYLSSNYVIDKSPNKDITMKFSLLNMLLTGTPAAPICKAMQENGLGENIKSQFNPNYAQSTFSIIASNVNENQKEKFQQVIDKTLKDIVKDGFDKKLLDSLVNQFKLSKRMGNGNNPLMYNMLIMTSWLYDGDPTLYLDMDMNNIEKIIKDGELEKMVQKYLLDNKHSSLVVLNPSKGLQERREAQLKEKLASIKKSLSKDEINELVKETKELKEWQGTPNTKEQLEKLPTLTRDDIDKKAREYKTIEKNEDGIKILQHPIFTNGINYISLYFDTSKVPQEKLGYIGLLESTLAKVDTKNYTKEQLLNYIMANSGGIQVVNTAFEDAKDSNNYFPKTKVSMVSLNNKLDKNFEILKEMIFNSKLNDKKRLKEIINNTKMNLEGQLMTSGAQRANEKILSYISEAGKYNNYQSEGFYKFICDLDKDFNSKSDEIVRNLENIRDIIFNKQDMIASYTGEEKDYNNFVDNFKKFSKELKNENLKSHKYKFDDSKVNEGIITPSKVQYVVKGGNIKNAGYKDSGKLQVLANVLTSGYLWNDIRIKGGAYGTDVSSENGNLIFSSYRDPNLKETINTFDKVPEYLCKFNADEREMTNYIIGTIGKLDSAMNQLNSMLGPIAEGILGDNMYITGITQSDIQKQREEILSTTAEDIRNFAKVVDAVLKQDYLCVVGGDAKIKENEKEFMSIKNVLDMDNKKDLTMTMEKKENVPVDKSFKVNFSKELDELTVNTSNVYVLDDKNHKVDVEVSYDKKNKAVQVKSKNNYESGKKYTLFIKGIQSVIKDGKVVKLVAPIKMEFTVK; encoded by the coding sequence ATGAATAGAAGATTAAAGGCTAAAATAGTATTAGCTTTGGTATCCATTATGACATGTCAGACACTAGCACTTCAAAAGCCAGTATTAGTTAGTGCTGTGGAGTCAAATTCCAAATTGGTAAGTTCAGTTAAAGAAAATAAATCATTAGGTGGATTTGAACTTGTAACAAAAAAATATATAAAAGCTTTAAATTGTAATTCTTATGAATATAAACATACTAAAACAGGTGCAAAACTTATATTTTTAGATAATAAAAATGAAGATAAGATGATTTGTGTTAATTTTAGAACACCAACTAAAGATAGTACAGGTGTAAATCATATTATAGAACATTCGGTGCTTCAAGGATCTAAAAATTATCCTGTAAAAGATCCTTTTATACAAATGAGTAAGCAATCATTAAATACTTTCTTAAATGCTATGACGGCAGCAGATATGACTATGTATCCTGTATCAAGTAAAAATGATAAAGATTTTAATAATTTAATGAGTATTTATTTAGATGCTGTTTTTCATCCCAATATGATAAATGATGAAAGGATTTTTAAAGAAGAGGGATGGAGATATGAACTTGAATCCAAAGATAGTGAATTAAAATATAATGGTATTGTTTATAATGAGATGAAGGGTGTATATTCAGACCCATCTAGAGTATTGGTAAACGCTATATCTAAATCACTTTTCCCTGATACTATATATAAAAATGAATCTGGTGGTAGTCCGGATAAAATTCCAGATTTAAGTTATAAGGAGTTTGTTGATACATACAAAAAATACTATACTCCTTCTAATAGCTATTTCTACTTATCAGGAAATTTAAATATAGAAAAAACTTTAAAATTTATAGGAGAAAAGTACTTAAATAACTTTGAAAAGGTGGAAGTTCATAGTAGCATTCCAGTACAAAAATCTTTTAATGAAAGGAAAGTTAGTGTTGCGGAATACTCAGTTCCAAAGGATGCATCTACCAAGAATAAAACTTATTTAAGTTCAAATTATGTAATAGATAAGTCACCGAATAAAGATATAACAATGAAATTTTCATTATTAAACATGTTGCTTACAGGAACACCAGCAGCACCAATTTGTAAAGCTATGCAAGAAAATGGATTAGGTGAAAATATAAAATCTCAATTTAATCCTAATTATGCGCAATCAACATTTAGTATCATTGCATCAAATGTAAATGAAAATCAGAAAGAAAAATTTCAACAGGTTATAGACAAAACACTTAAAGATATAGTTAAAGATGGATTTGATAAAAAATTATTAGATTCATTAGTTAATCAGTTTAAACTTTCTAAACGTATGGGAAATGGAAATAATCCTCTTATGTACAATATGTTAATAATGACAAGTTGGTTGTATGATGGAGATCCTACATTATATTTAGATATGGATATGAATAATATAGAGAAGATAATAAAGGATGGAGAGCTAGAGAAAATGGTTCAAAAGTATCTTTTAGATAATAAGCATTCATCTTTAGTAGTTTTAAATCCTTCAAAAGGTCTCCAAGAAAGAAGAGAGGCCCAATTAAAAGAAAAACTGGCTTCTATTAAAAAATCTTTATCTAAAGATGAAATTAACGAATTAGTAAAAGAAACTAAGGAGCTTAAAGAGTGGCAAGGTACACCAAATACAAAAGAACAATTAGAAAAATTACCTACTCTTACTCGTGATGACATAGACAAAAAAGCTAGAGAATATAAAACAATAGAAAAAAATGAAGATGGAATTAAAATTCTTCAGCATCCTATTTTCACAAATGGAATAAATTATATATCTTTATATTTTGATACATCAAAAGTTCCACAAGAGAAGTTAGGATATATAGGCTTATTAGAATCAACTTTAGCAAAGGTTGATACTAAAAATTATACTAAGGAACAATTATTAAATTATATTATGGCTAATTCAGGTGGTATCCAAGTAGTTAATACTGCATTTGAAGATGCAAAGGATAGTAATAATTATTTTCCTAAGACTAAAGTTAGTATGGTATCTTTAAATAATAAATTAGATAAAAACTTTGAAATTTTAAAGGAAATGATATTTAATAGTAAATTAAATGATAAAAAACGTTTAAAAGAGATTATAAATAATACAAAAATGAATTTAGAAGGTCAACTTATGACAAGTGGTGCTCAAAGAGCCAATGAAAAAATATTATCATATATATCTGAAGCTGGTAAATATAATAATTATCAAAGCGAAGGATTTTATAAATTCATATGTGATTTAGATAAAGATTTTAATAGTAAAAGTGATGAAATAGTGAGAAACTTAGAAAATATTAGAGACATTATATTTAATAAACAAGATATGATTGCAAGTTATACTGGTGAAGAAAAGGATTATAATAATTTTGTTGATAATTTTAAGAAATTTTCTAAAGAATTAAAAAATGAAAATCTTAAAAGTCATAAATATAAATTTGATGACTCTAAAGTAAATGAAGGAATAATAACACCTTCAAAAGTTCAATATGTAGTTAAGGGTGGGAATATAAAAAACGCCGGATATAAAGATAGTGGAAAACTTCAGGTACTTGCCAATGTATTAACAAGTGGTTACCTATGGAATGATATAAGAATAAAAGGGGGAGCATATGGAACTGATGTTTCGTCAGAAAATGGAAATTTGATATTTTCATCGTATAGAGATCCCAATTTGAAAGAAACAATAAATACATTTGATAAAGTTCCAGAGTATCTTTGTAAATTTAATGCAGATGAAAGGGAGATGACAAATTATATAATAGGAACTATTGGAAAGTTAGATAGTGCTATGAATCAATTAAATAGTATGCTTGGACCCATTGCAGAAGGAATTTTAGGAGACAATATGTATATAACTGGTATTACCCAATCAGATATTCAAAAACAAAGAGAAGAAATTTTATCAACAACAGCAGAAGATATAAGAAATTTTGCAAAAGTTGTAGATGCTGTATTAAAACAAGATTATTTATGTGTAGTTGGTGGAGATGCTAAAATAAAAGAAAATGAAAAAGAATTTATGTCTATAAAAAATGTTTTAGATATGGATAATAAAAAAGACTTGACTATGACTATGGAAAAGAAAGAAAACGTACCTGTAGATAAGAGTTTTAAAGTTAATTTTTCTAAAGAATTAGATGAGCTTACAGTAAATACATCAAATGTTTATGTGTTAGATGATAAAAATCATAAAGTAGATGTAGAAGTTAGTTATGATAAAAAGAATAAAGCAGTTCAGGTAAAATCAAAAAATAATTATGAAAGTGGAAAAAAATATACTTTGTTTATTAAAGGAATTCAATCTGTTATAAAAGATGGAAAAGTAGTTAAATTAGTAGCTCCTATTAAAATGGAATTTACAGTGAAATAA
- a CDS encoding phosphodiester glycosidase family protein — MKKKKSKFKIIKFLLLEFVFCCIFTPIIAFHGPFDNVKNTLVGMSMTTMTHQWIAKLFLSDSEIQDILNENCVETLSQSKEGLDNIHISSNGENNVKLSVLGGSRFKAYLLEISNPKKVKVGYAKNLGKVGEPTSEIAAGFNAIAAINGGSFNDETSNGTKYSGTGAYPQGVLMSEGKVLWKTVGLNTKIEIIGINNEGKLMLGKYTINQLKTLNCKEALCYGPYLIVDGKKAKIKGDGGYGMAPRTAIGQKRDGTILFLVVDGTVIKRDGLRMDELQDILYENGAYTAANLDGGSSVTMYYNGEVINNPCDSVGERPVPSIFYVEP, encoded by the coding sequence ATGAAGAAAAAAAAATCAAAATTTAAAATAATCAAATTTCTATTACTAGAGTTTGTATTTTGTTGTATTTTTACTCCTATTATTGCCTTTCATGGTCCATTTGATAATGTAAAAAATACACTAGTGGGTATGTCTATGACTACAATGACTCACCAATGGATTGCTAAGTTATTTTTATCAGATTCTGAAATTCAAGATATTTTAAATGAAAATTGTGTTGAAACCTTATCTCAATCTAAAGAAGGCTTAGATAATATACATATAAGTTCTAATGGTGAAAACAATGTTAAACTATCTGTTTTAGGAGGTTCTCGTTTTAAAGCATACTTATTGGAAATTAGTAATCCTAAAAAAGTAAAAGTAGGATACGCTAAAAACTTAGGTAAAGTCGGTGAACCTACAAGTGAAATTGCTGCTGGATTTAATGCTATAGCTGCCATAAATGGAGGTTCATTTAACGATGAAACTTCAAATGGTACTAAATATTCTGGTACAGGAGCTTATCCCCAAGGAGTACTAATGTCAGAAGGAAAAGTATTATGGAAAACCGTAGGACTCAACACAAAAATAGAAATTATAGGCATAAACAATGAAGGAAAACTCATGCTAGGAAAATATACAATAAACCAATTGAAAACTTTAAATTGTAAAGAAGCCTTATGCTATGGTCCTTACTTAATTGTTGATGGAAAAAAAGCAAAAATAAAAGGTGATGGTGGCTATGGTATGGCCCCTCGAACAGCAATTGGTCAAAAAAGAGATGGAACTATTTTATTTTTAGTTGTAGATGGTACAGTGATTAAAAGAGATGGTCTACGTATGGATGAACTACAAGATATCTTGTATGAAAACGGTGCATATACAGCTGCTAATTTAGATGGAGGTTCTTCTGTAACTATGTATTACAATGGAGAAGTTATAAATAATCCATGTGATAGTGTTGGTGAAAGACCCGTTCCTTCAATATTTTATGTAGAACCTTAA
- a CDS encoding ABC transporter permease gives MKSYLDVTTKYLKCHFKRTLLTILGIIMSVALLSGLATIYYSYKDYNIAEAKKNYGDYEVSFKNINKAQIDTVKNHPAVYNIGISIPLGYGKIYTETRKDVLKKTNLPHFRYLEINAMDSNCLKSIFKPILVKGRYPQNNHEILVEKDSLKFIGKNININSKIKFPLGKIQEPKEIEDSPKNDSPNKNIFIPQNECEYTIVGIIKDDTLMSYSTHFTGITLLENTELCNKTSTDNVFTLYSSLSSKNNKREISKTIANSIGIVMDSANFDDSDNISFNAPLLRLHGESNASIIDSKFNLTILFMAFIIIICTIAIIYNSINISVLERISEFGILRSIGATPAQIRKMVFKESFIISIIGIPFGIISGVLGTKIVLYIAGTVLMKNGFDPFKVFIYPGVIIISIILGLITIFLSTFGPSITAGRVSPLEAIKNSRSYKVGKFKNVSKGKVSKLLFKVEGQLAYRNMTRNKKRFIVTVFSLVISIIMFISFNSFADYMKLQDKPNIPLCYDTHYISECPITKSEYNDISNQPQIENIYTRYKTQITIPIPINKYNEYYTKLSGTDLNSYKFNNFYTTNDSSFLGYDKNLLNLSKNNLLSGSCNENDLDNMGVILVNTNVINLPNRKEAKINFTKYKIGDTIKFPKLKNYPIYGSALNSYDEKEIIQSNSFYELKIVGILNNAPISSDTPHDGISIITSIKTYEKIIKNLDIFELYFKLKPNADRNALKAYFINKPEIDFGHYSDFKHAKEEDQKIYFQISIFVYGFISIISLIGAINIINTITTNLLIRRREFAVLKSIGMSQNQLKKMVLLEGAFHGIVASLFGSILGSICSWILYNINSPLMVDVHWSLPLKAILISTIGTIIISLISSLFPLRKISKDSIIENIRIEE, from the coding sequence ATGAAAAGTTATTTAGATGTTACCACTAAGTATTTAAAGTGTCATTTTAAAAGAACACTCCTTACTATTCTTGGAATTATAATGTCTGTAGCACTCTTATCTGGACTTGCAACAATATACTATAGCTACAAAGATTATAATATAGCCGAAGCTAAAAAAAACTATGGCGACTATGAAGTTTCTTTTAAAAATATAAATAAAGCTCAAATTGATACAGTAAAAAATCATCCTGCTGTTTACAATATTGGGATTTCAATACCCCTAGGCTATGGAAAAATATATACAGAAACCAGAAAGGACGTACTTAAAAAAACTAATTTGCCACACTTTAGGTATCTAGAAATAAACGCAATGGACTCTAATTGCTTAAAGAGTATATTTAAACCAATTTTAGTAAAGGGAAGATACCCCCAAAATAATCATGAAATATTAGTAGAAAAAGATTCTCTAAAATTTATTGGGAAAAATATAAACATAAATAGTAAAATAAAGTTTCCCCTTGGAAAAATACAAGAACCTAAAGAAATTGAAGACTCCCCTAAAAATGATTCTCCTAATAAAAATATATTTATTCCACAAAACGAATGTGAATATACAATTGTAGGAATTATAAAAGATGATACTTTGATGTCATATAGTACACATTTTACTGGGATAACTCTTCTTGAAAATACAGAACTATGTAACAAAACATCTACTGATAATGTATTTACACTATATTCATCATTGTCATCGAAAAATAATAAACGTGAAATAAGTAAGACTATTGCAAATTCTATAGGTATTGTAATGGATTCAGCTAACTTTGATGATTCAGATAATATTTCTTTCAATGCTCCGTTATTAAGATTACATGGCGAAAGTAACGCTTCTATAATTGACAGTAAATTTAACTTAACCATATTGTTTATGGCCTTTATAATAATTATTTGTACCATTGCAATAATTTATAATTCAATTAATATTTCTGTTCTTGAGAGAATATCTGAATTTGGAATCTTACGCTCAATTGGAGCAACTCCAGCTCAAATTAGAAAAATGGTATTTAAGGAATCTTTTATAATAAGTATTATTGGAATTCCCTTTGGAATTATATCTGGAGTTCTTGGGACAAAAATAGTTCTATATATAGCTGGTACTGTTTTAATGAAAAATGGATTTGACCCCTTTAAAGTATTTATATATCCTGGGGTAATTATAATAAGCATAATTTTAGGACTAATTACTATATTTTTATCTACTTTTGGTCCATCAATTACAGCAGGACGAGTAAGTCCCCTTGAAGCTATTAAAAATTCTAGAAGCTATAAAGTAGGAAAATTTAAAAACGTTTCAAAAGGCAAAGTATCAAAATTATTATTTAAAGTTGAAGGTCAACTTGCCTATAGAAATATGACTAGAAATAAAAAAAGATTTATTGTAACTGTATTCTCTCTTGTAATTAGCATAATAATGTTTATAAGCTTTAACTCTTTTGCAGATTATATGAAACTTCAAGATAAACCTAATATCCCATTATGTTACGATACACATTATATTTCTGAATGTCCAATTACTAAATCTGAATATAATGATATTTCAAATCAACCACAAATTGAAAATATATATACTAGATATAAAACGCAAATTACTATTCCTATTCCTATTAATAAATATAATGAATATTATACAAAGTTATCCGGAACCGATTTAAATAGTTATAAATTTAATAACTTCTATACTACAAATGATAGTTCTTTTTTAGGATATGACAAAAATCTTTTAAATTTAAGCAAAAACAATCTTTTATCCGGTAGTTGCAATGAAAATGATTTAGATAATATGGGAGTAATTTTAGTTAATACAAATGTCATTAACTTACCTAACAGAAAGGAAGCTAAGATAAATTTCACTAAATATAAAATAGGTGATACCATTAAATTCCCTAAGCTAAAAAACTATCCTATTTATGGATCAGCCTTAAATTCTTATGATGAAAAAGAAATAATTCAATCTAATAGTTTTTATGAATTAAAAATTGTAGGAATTTTAAATAATGCACCTATATCTAGTGACACCCCACATGATGGTATTAGTATTATAACATCTATAAAAACATATGAAAAAATTATTAAAAATTTAGATATATTTGAACTTTACTTTAAACTTAAACCTAATGCAGATAGAAATGCTCTAAAAGCCTACTTTATTAATAAACCTGAAATAGATTTTGGGCATTATAGCGATTTCAAACATGCTAAAGAAGAAGATCAAAAAATTTATTTTCAAATAAGCATATTTGTATATGGATTTATATCTATAATAAGTCTTATTGGCGCAATAAATATTATAAATACTATAACTACAAATCTTTTAATAAGACGACGTGAATTTGCAGTTTTAAAATCTATAGGAATGAGTCAAAATCAATTAAAGAAAATGGTTCTACTTGAAGGCGCTTTTCATGGTATAGTTGCCTCTTTATTTGGAAGTATACTTGGTAGTATTTGTAGTTGGATTCTGTACAATATAAATTCTCCCCTCATGGTAGATGTTCATTGGTCTCTTCCTTTGAAGGCAATATTGATTTCCACTATAGGGACAATTATAATCTCCTTAATATCGTCATTATTTCCTTTAAGAAAAATTAGTAAGGATAGTATAATTGAAAATATTCGAATAGAAGAATAA
- a CDS encoding ABC transporter ATP-binding protein: MEILKTIDLCKSYGNNSTKVEALKNINLSINQGEFVAIVGASGSGKSTLLHLLGGIDKPTSGTVMLDDIDIYSLKEKKLSILRRRKIGFIFQFYNLIPVLTAEENIIMPLLLDNKKQDKEYIDELIKLLDLSNRRYHLPSQLSGGQQQRVSIGRSLAYKPSIILADEPTGNLDSKNSKEIIELLKYSVKKYNQTLVIITHDLNIAKQADRIITMEDGLIVKDEVIRS, translated from the coding sequence ATGGAAATATTAAAAACCATAGATTTATGCAAAAGCTATGGCAATAATTCAACAAAGGTTGAAGCATTAAAAAATATTAATTTATCTATAAATCAAGGTGAATTTGTGGCTATTGTTGGTGCATCGGGTTCTGGAAAGAGTACCCTACTTCACCTACTTGGAGGAATTGATAAACCTACATCTGGCACTGTAATGCTAGATGATATAGATATATATTCTTTAAAAGAAAAAAAATTATCTATCCTAAGACGAAGAAAAATAGGATTTATATTTCAATTTTATAACTTAATTCCTGTTTTAACTGCTGAAGAAAATATAATAATGCCTTTACTTTTAGATAATAAAAAACAAGATAAAGAGTATATAGATGAACTTATAAAATTACTTGATTTATCTAATAGACGATATCATCTTCCATCACAATTATCAGGTGGACAGCAACAAAGGGTATCAATAGGTCGTTCTTTAGCATATAAGCCATCTATAATACTTGCAGACGAACCAACTGGAAACTTAGATAGTAAAAATAGTAAAGAAATTATAGAACTTCTAAAATATTCAGTTAAAAAATATAATCAAACTTTAGTTATTATAACCCACGACCTTAACATTGCAAAACAAGCCGATAGAATAATAACTATGGAAGATGGTCTTATAGTAAAAGATGAGGTGATAAGATCATGA
- a CDS encoding HAMP domain-containing sensor histidine kinase, with protein sequence MKLLYNNPEVKSITTKFLIMSLVVMIFLFIFMKIEINNFKNLYIEQNTALAGKILSKHPSLKDDLIPIFTKGASKEEISIGKLTLSKYNLNNYKDYIYEKPMDTYYKSLFLKSSLLSILILLVFYLIIICDYKNVFFKIRNISNAAEQIVNGNFNITLDENDEGDFSILNHHFHEMAKRLKNSIERLKKDKLFLKNIISDISHQLKTPLSSLILFNDMLLTKDSLDLNVKKDFLQKSSEQLSRMEWLIINLLKLARVEGGAITFNKIESPIYKTLEQSIAPLLIKADEKKQDIIINSDKDILLKHDTNWSAEALSNIIKNSIEHTPCNGMISITTDESPLYVQIFIKDTGIGISPDDLPKIFDRFYKSKTQSNPNSIGIGLSLSKAIIEGQGGNITVESSLNHGTEFCITFLKHII encoded by the coding sequence ATGAAATTACTTTATAATAATCCGGAAGTTAAATCAATAACAACTAAATTTTTAATTATGAGCTTAGTTGTTATGATATTTCTTTTTATTTTTATGAAAATCGAAATAAATAACTTTAAAAATTTATATATAGAACAAAATACAGCACTTGCAGGAAAAATACTGTCAAAACATCCTTCTTTAAAAGATGACTTGATTCCTATTTTTACAAAAGGTGCATCTAAAGAAGAAATATCCATAGGCAAATTGACTTTATCAAAATACAACTTAAATAATTATAAAGACTATATATATGAAAAACCCATGGATACCTATTATAAATCTTTATTTCTAAAATCATCATTGCTTTCAATTTTAATATTACTTGTATTTTATTTAATAATAATATGTGATTATAAAAATGTTTTCTTTAAAATCCGTAATATTTCAAATGCTGCTGAACAAATAGTTAATGGTAATTTTAATATTACTCTTGATGAAAATGACGAAGGGGATTTTTCAATACTAAATCATCATTTTCATGAGATGGCTAAAAGATTAAAAAATAGCATAGAGCGATTAAAAAAAGATAAGTTGTTTTTAAAAAATATTATTTCGGATATATCGCATCAATTAAAAACTCCATTATCTTCTTTAATTTTATTCAATGATATGTTACTTACTAAAGATAGTCTAGATTTAAATGTAAAAAAAGATTTTTTACAAAAAAGTAGTGAACAGCTATCCCGTATGGAATGGCTTATAATAAATCTTTTAAAGCTTGCAAGAGTTGAAGGTGGTGCTATAACTTTTAATAAAATAGAATCCCCAATTTATAAAACCCTTGAACAATCCATAGCTCCCCTTTTAATTAAAGCAGATGAAAAAAAACAAGATATAATTATAAACTCTGATAAAGACATTTTATTAAAACACGATACTAACTGGTCAGCTGAGGCACTAAGTAATATTATTAAAAATTCTATTGAACATACTCCATGTAATGGCATGATATCAATAACCACTGATGAAAGTCCTCTTTATGTTCAAATTTTTATAAAAGACACTGGCATTGGTATATCTCCTGATGACTTACCAAAAATTTTTGATAGATTTTATAAAAGTAAAACTCAATCAAATCCAAACAGCATAGGTATAGGTCTCTCCCTATCTAAAGCTATCATCGAAGGACAAGGTGGTAACATAACAGTAGAAAGTTCCTTAAATCATGGTACTGAATTTTGTATAACATTTTTAAAGCACATAATTTAA
- a CDS encoding MATE family efflux transporter, producing MKNQLTEGKIFPALIKLAIPIMGTSFVQMAYNMTDMIYIGRMGSSAVAAVGTAGFFTWFAMGLILISRTGAEIGVSQSIGREDIRSAKKYAKNTIILNILLALIYGSFLIIFRRQLIGFFNLGNENVIDMAINYLVIIAIGINFYFINPVFTGIYNGSGDSKTPFRFNVVGLASNMILDPVLIFGIGPFPALGVRGAAIATVFSQIVVSVLFILSVRKSILIRGFSFKDFDFEYMKNIFKFGFPVAMQNALFCVFSMIIARIISVWGNVAIAVQKVGSQIESISWMTAGGFQTAISTFVGQNYGAKKWDRIIDGYKVAVIIVGTIGVFATCLLIFGAEPIFSFFIPERSTIPYGVDYLRILGISQFFMCMEIATAGAFNGMGKTVPPAIVGIVFTGLRIPAALMVSKYLGLNGVWWCISISSIIKGIILTSCFLIYLTIRKKKSIIF from the coding sequence ATGAAAAATCAATTAACAGAAGGAAAAATATTTCCTGCACTTATAAAGTTAGCTATTCCTATAATGGGTACATCATTTGTACAGATGGCTTATAATATGACGGATATGATTTATATAGGAAGAATGGGAAGTAGTGCTGTGGCTGCTGTTGGAACTGCAGGATTTTTTACATGGTTTGCTATGGGATTAATTTTAATATCAAGAACAGGAGCTGAAATAGGGGTATCACAGTCAATAGGAAGAGAAGATATAAGATCGGCTAAAAAGTATGCAAAAAATACTATAATTTTAAATATATTATTAGCATTAATATATGGTAGTTTTTTAATTATATTTAGAAGACAACTTATAGGTTTTTTTAATTTAGGAAATGAAAATGTAATTGATATGGCTATCAACTACTTGGTTATAATAGCTATTGGAATAAATTTTTATTTTATAAATCCTGTATTTACAGGAATATATAATGGTTCTGGAGATAGTAAGACCCCGTTCAGATTTAATGTAGTAGGGCTTGCTAGTAATATGATTTTAGATCCAGTTCTTATATTTGGTATAGGTCCATTTCCAGCATTAGGGGTTAGAGGTGCGGCAATAGCTACAGTATTTTCACAAATTGTGGTATCGGTATTATTTATATTATCAGTAAGAAAGTCCATATTAATTAGAGGATTTTCATTTAAAGATTTTGATTTTGAATATATGAAAAATATATTTAAGTTTGGTTTTCCAGTTGCTATGCAAAATGCTTTGTTTTGTGTTTTTTCTATGATAATTGCTAGAATAATTTCTGTATGGGGAAATGTTGCTATAGCTGTTCAAAAAGTAGGTTCACAAATTGAATCAATATCCTGGATGACAGCAGGGGGATTTCAAACAGCAATAAGTACATTTGTTGGACAAAATTATGGAGCTAAGAAGTGGGATAGAATTATTGATGGATATAAAGTTGCTGTTATTATAGTTGGAACTATAGGGGTTTTTGCAACTTGTCTTTTAATTTTTGGAGCTGAACCCATATTTTCATTTTTTATACCAGAGAGAAGTACAATACCTTATGGAGTAGATTATCTTAGAATACTTGGAATATCTCAATTTTTTATGTGTATGGAGATTGCTACAGCTGGAGCATTTAATGGTATGGGAAAAACGGTACCACCTGCTATTGTAGGAATAGTATTTACAGGACTTAGAATACCAGCAGCCTTAATGGTATCAAAATATCTAGGGCTTAATGGAGTTTGGTGGTGTATTAGTATTAGTAGTATAATAAAGGGAATAATATTAACATCATGTTTCTTAATATATCTAACTATAAGAAAGAAAAAAAGTATAATATTTTGA